A stretch of the Synechocystis sp. PCC 7338 genome encodes the following:
- a CDS encoding TRAP transporter substrate-binding protein yields MKHSRRNFLTLAGASSLLAIAAPKLLAQGIPQEILNKILPLPGKYGEYYGQAKIRAFHLHNQPETSPLHKALEELWIEVFKQTEGELFVSPIPHDASIPAGDPQAVQFITDGRFEIVSVAGPIIDQVAPDVIGIQNIALIYQSSQDAFEIINQPLFAETLNGSVTKYNLTYLPYGTFDNGMRVVTSIANKPIYQLEDFRNLTIRIPPSNDMAMTMAALGAIPEKVTMNQVFQSLKSGAVQAQENPLSVALGFKLYEVTKYLNMTNHAWSGYNTFFNTDFWNSLSPEVQKVIQNLLPVYQAKQIKAQEEYNQYAYEQLVGTLGMVEIKPNLSGASRELIKVYRSIYNRLNPQAQSLIRSKLEERTGSKFA; encoded by the coding sequence ATGAAACATTCCCGCAGAAATTTTCTTACCTTAGCCGGGGCGAGTTCCCTCCTAGCGATCGCCGCCCCAAAATTATTAGCCCAGGGCATTCCCCAGGAAATTTTAAACAAAATTTTGCCCCTGCCCGGTAAATATGGCGAGTATTATGGCCAAGCAAAAATTCGCGCCTTTCATCTCCATAACCAACCAGAAACCAGTCCCTTACATAAAGCCCTAGAAGAACTGTGGATAGAGGTATTCAAACAAACAGAGGGAGAGCTATTTGTTTCCCCCATTCCCCACGACGCTTCCATCCCTGCCGGTGATCCCCAGGCAGTGCAATTTATTACCGATGGCCGTTTTGAAATTGTCAGCGTTGCCGGCCCCATCATTGACCAAGTAGCTCCCGATGTCATCGGTATTCAAAATATTGCCTTAATTTATCAATCTTCCCAGGATGCCTTTGAAATTATTAATCAGCCCCTATTTGCGGAAACCCTCAATGGCTCCGTTACCAAATATAACCTAACTTACTTGCCCTATGGAACCTTCGACAATGGCATGAGAGTTGTAACATCCATTGCCAATAAACCAATTTATCAACTAGAAGATTTCCGTAATTTAACTATCCGTATTCCTCCTTCCAATGACATGGCCATGACCATGGCAGCCCTAGGGGCAATACCAGAAAAAGTTACGATGAATCAGGTTTTTCAATCTCTCAAAAGTGGCGCAGTTCAAGCCCAAGAAAATCCCCTGTCCGTCGCCCTCGGTTTTAAACTGTACGAAGTGACCAAGTATTTAAACATGACTAACCATGCTTGGTCTGGCTATAACACTTTTTTTAATACTGATTTCTGGAATAGTCTTTCCCCTGAAGTCCAGAAAGTAATTCAAAATCTTTTACCGGTTTACCAAGCCAAACAAATCAAAGCCCAGGAAGAATATAACCAATATGCCTATGAGCAATTAGTTGGCACACTAGGGATGGTGGAAATTAAACCAAATTTATCCGGAGCTTCCCGAGAGTTAATTAAAGTATATCGTTCCATTTATAATCGTCTGAATCCCCAAGCCCAATCTTTGATTAGAAGTAAGTTGGAAGAAA